The following coding sequences lie in one Sorghum bicolor cultivar BTx623 chromosome 6, Sorghum_bicolor_NCBIv3, whole genome shotgun sequence genomic window:
- the LOC8080239 gene encoding uncharacterized protein LOC8080239 isoform X1, with amino-acid sequence MDGGEHEAESSSQRRERLLALRSAANASPAGDPPQAPAGSLLPDPELPGDQAASVCPPPPQRFDYYTNPAAAFTSSYSGGATNPTWSHKRKSPPACYAPPPPAYGNYGSNYPPRQQHIPSQVHSPSLMPQDAPGNSPWRSPMQFQDPMSGYQGAPPRAPPSWGSHCGPRGRGPYSNSPNFGFRHPNPGRGGSPMNYGPRGGPYSSYGRGREPNYFGNPGSRGRGGRGGVGFQNHPGWQGRSYFNKSMLDDPWLDLQPAVGNILIPRAEYDSNKSWLPESLRKRKETPAQGQIKTTSGLSLAEYLDLSFNEVSDKEK; translated from the exons ATGGACGGCGGCGAGCACGAAGCGGAGTCCTCCTCCCAGCGCCGGGAGCGCCTCCTGGCCCTCCGCTCCGCCGCAAACGCGTCGCCGGCGGGGGATCCTCCCCAGGCGCCCGCGGGGAGCCTCCTCCCGGACCCTGAACTCCCGGGGGACCAGGCCGCATCCGTGTGCCCGCCCCCGCCCCAACGGTTCGACTACTACACCAACCCCGCCGCCGCCTTCACTTCCTCCTACTCCGGCGGCGCCACAAATCCCACCTGGTCCCACAAGCGTAAGAGCCCTCCCGCCTGCTACGCCCCGCCTCCGCCGGCTTACG GGAACTATGGCAGCAACTACCCTCCACGCCAGCAGCATATACCATCACAAGTTCACTCTCCATCCCTGATGCCACAAGATGCACCAGGGAACAGTCCATGGCGAAGTCCTATGCAGTTCCAGGATCCAATGTCAGGATACCAAGGAGCTCCTCCTCGCGCTCCACCTTCTTGGGGCTCACATTGTGGTCCTCGAGGCCGAGGTCCTTATTCAAATTCACCAAACTTTGGGTTCAGGCACCCGAATCCTGGCCGAGGTGGTAGCCCAATGAATTATGGACCAAGAGGTGGCCCATACTCATCTTATGGACGTGGCAGGGAGCCCAACTACTTTGGCAACCCAGGTTCAAGGGGGAGAGGGGGGAGGGGTGGTGTCGGTTTCCAGAACCATCCTGGCTGGCAAGGCCGGAGTTACTTCAACAAGTCAATGCTTGATGACCCTTGGTTGGACTTGCAACCTGCTGTTGGCAACATACTCATACCTAGGGCTGAGTATGACTCCAACAAGTCCTGGCTTCCAGAATCGCTGCGCAAAAGGAAGGAAACACCTGCTCAAGGCCAAATTAAAACAACATCAGGATTGAGCCTAGCAGAATACCTTGACCTGTCTTTCAATGAGGTTTCTGATAAAGAGAAGTAG
- the LOC8080239 gene encoding uncharacterized protein LOC8080239 isoform X2 has product MDGGEHEAESSSQRRERLLALRSAANASPAGDPPQAPAGSLLPDPELPGDQAASVCPPPPQRFDYYTNPAAAFTSSYSGGATNPTWSHKRNYGSNYPPRQQHIPSQVHSPSLMPQDAPGNSPWRSPMQFQDPMSGYQGAPPRAPPSWGSHCGPRGRGPYSNSPNFGFRHPNPGRGGSPMNYGPRGGPYSSYGRGREPNYFGNPGSRGRGGRGGVGFQNHPGWQGRSYFNKSMLDDPWLDLQPAVGNILIPRAEYDSNKSWLPESLRKRKETPAQGQIKTTSGLSLAEYLDLSFNEVSDKEK; this is encoded by the exons ATGGACGGCGGCGAGCACGAAGCGGAGTCCTCCTCCCAGCGCCGGGAGCGCCTCCTGGCCCTCCGCTCCGCCGCAAACGCGTCGCCGGCGGGGGATCCTCCCCAGGCGCCCGCGGGGAGCCTCCTCCCGGACCCTGAACTCCCGGGGGACCAGGCCGCATCCGTGTGCCCGCCCCCGCCCCAACGGTTCGACTACTACACCAACCCCGCCGCCGCCTTCACTTCCTCCTACTCCGGCGGCGCCACAAATCCCACCTGGTCCCACAAGC GGAACTATGGCAGCAACTACCCTCCACGCCAGCAGCATATACCATCACAAGTTCACTCTCCATCCCTGATGCCACAAGATGCACCAGGGAACAGTCCATGGCGAAGTCCTATGCAGTTCCAGGATCCAATGTCAGGATACCAAGGAGCTCCTCCTCGCGCTCCACCTTCTTGGGGCTCACATTGTGGTCCTCGAGGCCGAGGTCCTTATTCAAATTCACCAAACTTTGGGTTCAGGCACCCGAATCCTGGCCGAGGTGGTAGCCCAATGAATTATGGACCAAGAGGTGGCCCATACTCATCTTATGGACGTGGCAGGGAGCCCAACTACTTTGGCAACCCAGGTTCAAGGGGGAGAGGGGGGAGGGGTGGTGTCGGTTTCCAGAACCATCCTGGCTGGCAAGGCCGGAGTTACTTCAACAAGTCAATGCTTGATGACCCTTGGTTGGACTTGCAACCTGCTGTTGGCAACATACTCATACCTAGGGCTGAGTATGACTCCAACAAGTCCTGGCTTCCAGAATCGCTGCGCAAAAGGAAGGAAACACCTGCTCAAGGCCAAATTAAAACAACATCAGGATTGAGCCTAGCAGAATACCTTGACCTGTCTTTCAATGAGGTTTCTGATAAAGAGAAGTAG